The nucleotide window GGGTAATGATCTAGATGAAATACAACTCATCAAAAACAGTTTGCACAATGTTTTTGGTATCAAAGATCTTGGAATCCTGAAGTTTTTTTTGGGCTTAGAAGTGGCCCATTCAGCAAAGGGCATCACAATATGTCAGCAACAATATTGCCTTGACTTGCTAAATAAGACAGGAACGTTGGGTTGTAAGCCGTCTAGCATACCTATGGATCCCAGTCAGCGTTTACACCGTGATGACAGTGAGCCATATGTTGATGCATCTGAGTATCGAGCTCTTGTTGGTAAACTTTTATATCTGACCTCTACTCGCCCAGATATTTCCTTTACTGTGCAGCAGCTGTGTCAATTTCTTGACTCGCCAACTGCAACTCATTTTAAGGCTGCGCATAAAGTGCTGCGTTATTTGAAAACCAGCCCTGGTACAGGTCTATTTTTTCCTAGAGATTCTTCCCTGCATTTACTTGGTTATAGTGATGCAGATTGGGGAGGGTGTCCTGATACTCGACGATCTATCACAGGGTACTGTTTCTTTATTGGGAAATCTCTGGTTAGTTGGAAATCTAAGAAACAACAAACAGTCTCTCGTTCATCATCCGAAGCTGAGTATAGAGCTCTTGCTGCAGCAACATGTGAATTGCAGTGGCTTGTCTATCTTCTCACTGATTTGAATGTGACTTGCTCCAAAGTACCTGCCCTCGTTTGTGATAGCCAAAGCGCACTACATATTGCCTCTAATCCTGTTTTTCATGAGAGAACGAAACACCTAGATATTGATTGCCATGTAGTGAGGGAGAAACTTCAAAGTGGACTCATGGAATTGTTTCCTATCTCTAGTCAAGAGCAGATTGCAGATATCTTGACAAAGGCGCTGCATCCGGCAAGTTTCAATCATTTGATTGCCAAGCTAAGTCTGCTCAACATATACCAGCCTTAGCTTGAGGGGGTGTGTAGAAATAATTGTTGTAATTAGCTATAAGTAGTTGGTTACAATAGGATTAGTGAATTAGTTACACAACTAAGCAAGTTGTTGAAACTATACACATATAAATACACTTATGTACTCATTTCTCAATTAATTGAATAGAAAGAGtttttcccccttttcttttcttctctgtCCAGTTCACAGTTTATTCATAGATGGCTAATGTGATTTAGACAGGTAGCACTAATTGAGTGACGAACAACCTATCATGGCCGAGTAGAGTTGGTGTCCAAAGGTGGTATAGACCGATATACCTGAGAAGATTGAGAGAGTTTTCTCTCACAAATTTACATtctctttttactttctctttctattgttttgatttttgtgccactactttaatttctttgtaaattttagTTGTCCAAGAGGCTGTCTCAAGAAagggttgttcaaataacattcctcCTCTCAATAAGGCGGAGATTGGTATGTGCATTCGTGATGAAAATGAATGTTTTGCTCTTGAGAAGATTGTATGGCTCACCCGAATATGCTTTGTG belongs to Medicago truncatula cultivar Jemalong A17 chromosome 6, MtrunA17r5.0-ANR, whole genome shotgun sequence and includes:
- the LOC112422622 gene encoding uncharacterized mitochondrial protein AtMg00810-like, encoding MKIPQGLEGIPPHKVCKLDKSLYGLKQASRKWYEKLSHFLISAGYASVTSDPTLFIKRTTSTITVLLVYVDDIVLAGNDLDEIQLIKNSLHNVFGIKDLGILKFFLGLEVAHSAKGITICQQQYCLDLLNKTGTLGCKPSSIPMDPSQRLHRDDSEPYVDASEYRALVGKLLYLTSTRPDISFTVQQLCQFLDSPTATHFKAAHKVLRYLKTSPGTGLFFPRDSSLHLLGYSDADWGGCPDTRRSITGYCFFIGKSLVSWKSKKQQTVSRSSSEAEYRALAAATCELQWLVYLLTDLNVTCSKVPALVCDSQSALHIASNPVFHERTKHLDIDCHVVREKLQSGLMELFPISSQEQIADILTKALHPASFNHLIAKLSLLNIYQP